The Streptomyces sp. NBC_00162 sequence CAACCGTGAGCGGCACGGCGCCCTACGCTGATGCGTGACACCGGTGGGGGCCGGTGTTGATTCAGGGGTCGAGACAAGTCGGGTACGGCGTCCGGTCCGGGGTAGTGCAGAGATGTCACGGCGGCGGCCGAGGCAGCTGCGGATCACCCGGTCCGGGCGCCGTACCCGCCGTCGTCCGTTCCCCGACCCTTGGGGGTTTTGTGGTTCGTATCCGGGTTCTCGTGGTCGACGATCACCGCATCTTCGCCGAATCGCTCGCCGCCGCACTGGCGGCCGAGCCGGACGTGGACGTGTCCGCGGCCGGCAGTGGCCCCGCAGCACTGCGCTGCCTCGAACGCGCGGTGGCCGAGGGCCGCCGCTTCGACGTCATGCTGGTCGACGCCGATCTCGGCGCCGTCGCCGGGGGCGTGCCCGGCCAGCGGGAGCCGGGGTCCGCGTCCGGCCCACCGCCCGCCTCCGACGGGATCGCACTGGTCGCGGGGGTGCGTGTGTCCCACCCCGGGGTGCGCACGGTCGTGCTCGCCGAGCGGGACGACCCCCGGCGGGCAGCCCACGCCCTGCAGGCAGGGGCGTCCGGCTGGGTGGCGAAGGACTGCTCGCTCTCGCGGCTGCTGGCCGTCATCCGGGGGGTCCTGCGCGAGGAGACGCACCTGCCGCCCGCGCTGCTCACCGGGGTGCTCCGTGAGCTGACCGCCGCGCGAAAGCACCGTACGGACAGCGAACGGCTCGTCGAGTCGCTCACCCCGCGCGAACACGAGGTGCTGCGCTGCATGGTGGCGGGGCTGGGCCGCAAGGACGTGGCGGCGCGGCTGTTCCTGTCCCCGCACACCGTCCGCACCCACATGCAGAACGTGCTGGGCAAGCTCGGGGTGCACTCCACCCTCGCGGCGGTGGCCCTGGCCCGGCGGGCCGGCGTACGACCGGCCGACCTAGCCGGGGACGTTGTCGAACGGAGCGGTCAACTGGCGTAGCAGCGCGGCGAGATCGCCGCGCTGGATGCGCGAGAGCTGGGCCAGGATCGCCCGCTCCTGGGCCAGCAGCCCGGCGAGGGCCTGGTCGGCGCGGTCGCGGCCCTCGGGGGTCAGCCGCACCAGGACCCCGCGGCGGTCGCTGGGGTCGGGCAGCCGTTCGACGAGGCCCTTCTTGGCGAGCCGGTCGATCCGGTTGGTCATGGTCCCGGAGGTGACGAGGGTTTGGGTCAGCAGCTGGCCGGGCGAGAGCTGATAGGGCGCGCCGGCGCGGCGCAGGGACGTGAGGACGTCGAACTCCCACGGCTCCAGGCCGTGCTCGGAAAAGGCGAGCCGGCGAGCGCGGTCGAGGTGACGGGCGAGCCTGCTGACGCGGCTGAGCACCTCGAGCGGTTCCACGTCGAGGTCAGGGCGTTCCCGCCGCCATGCCGCTACAAGTCGGTCGACCTCGTCCTCCATGCGGATCAGTGT is a genomic window containing:
- a CDS encoding response regulator transcription factor, with translation MVRIRVLVVDDHRIFAESLAAALAAEPDVDVSAAGSGPAALRCLERAVAEGRRFDVMLVDADLGAVAGGVPGQREPGSASGPPPASDGIALVAGVRVSHPGVRTVVLAERDDPRRAAHALQAGASGWVAKDCSLSRLLAVIRGVLREETHLPPALLTGVLRELTAARKHRTDSERLVESLTPREHEVLRCMVAGLGRKDVAARLFLSPHTVRTHMQNVLGKLGVHSTLAAVALARRAGVRPADLAGDVVERSGQLA
- a CDS encoding MarR family winged helix-turn-helix transcriptional regulator, with protein sequence MEDEVDRLVAAWRRERPDLDVEPLEVLSRVSRLARHLDRARRLAFSEHGLEPWEFDVLTSLRRAGAPYQLSPGQLLTQTLVTSGTMTNRIDRLAKKGLVERLPDPSDRRGVLVRLTPEGRDRADQALAGLLAQERAILAQLSRIQRGDLAALLRQLTAPFDNVPG